The DNA window ACTTATTGTCAAAGAATGAGTCAAAACCTAAACTCATAAGTTGGATCTTGCTTTtgcaagaatttgacattgagatTAGGGACCAGAGTGGATCTCAAAACTTGGTTGCGGATCATTTAAGCCGCCTTGAGAATTTAAAATCTGATCCATTTCTGATCAATGACTCATTCCCATTGGATAGCTTGTATGCTGTGTCGGATAGCTTTCCTTGGTTTGCCCCAATGGCGAACTACTTGGTTGCGAAACTCTTCCCTCCCAACTTTTCTAAACACCAAAGGGATAAGTTGAGGAGTGATTCCAAATACTACATTTGGGATGACCCTCACTTGTGGAAGAGGGGAGTAGACCAAGTAATTCGAAGATGTGTTCTGGAGTCCGAAATCTAACCCATTCTTGAAGCTTGTCATTCGTCTGAATGTGGTGGCCACTTTGGCCCACAAAGGACCGCAAAAAAGTGTTAgattgtggattctggtggccaacCTTATTCAAGGATGCTAACCAGTTATTTGTGTCTTGCCATCAGTGTCAAAAGTCGGGAAACACATCCcaaagggatgaaatgcctcaacaaccTATGTTGTTTTGTGagatatttgatgtatggggcattgactttatGGGATCATTTTCCAACTCCAGTGGGTATCTGTATATCCTGTTAGCGATTGACTACAtgtcaaagtgggtggaagcaataCCTACCCGCCTTGACGACGCCAATACCATCATTTCTTTTATCAGAAACTACATTGTGTGTCGTTATGGGTcgccacgagcaatcgtgagcgaccaaggatcccacttttgtaacaggaaAGTAGAGGCACTGCTCAAGCGCTATGGGGAAGTGCATAAGGTTGCCACTGCTTATCATCCATAAACCAACGGACAAGTGGAAGTGTCCAACCGGGAGATTAAGAGAATCTTGGAGAAAGTGGTCAATCCGCAAAGGAAGGATCGGAGCATCCGGTTAGGAGATGCACTATGGGCGTATAGAACAGCCTACAAGACTCCGTTagggatgagtcctttccggATCGTCTATGGTAAGGCATGCCACCTTCCGATGGAAATTGAGCACAAAGCCTATTGGGCAGTAAAGCGGTGCAACATGGATTTGACCCAAGCTGGAGTTGCCAGGAAATTGCAGCTAGAGGAGCTCGAGTGTTTGAGGAACGAAGTGTATGAGAATGCCCGGATTTACAAAGAAAAGACTAAAGCATTCCATGACCATCACATCCGGAAGAAGGAGTTCCAAGAAGGTGATGAGGTTCTCCTCTACAATTCGAGGCTTCGTTTCATGCCTGGCAAGCTCCGCTCTAGATGGGAAAGACCTTTCAAGGTGAAGGAGATAAAGCCCTATGGAGTGGTGGAGTTGTTTGATCCTAAAAGTGAAGCAAGCTTCAAGGTGAATAGATATAGAGTGAAGAAGTACCATGGCTACAAGCTCCCAAAAGAGCTAGAGGTGTTCCTATTGGCGGATGCACCTAGAGAAGGAGAAGCTTGAGTGActgaccgtccaacttaaggacgttaaagaaaagtTCTTGGTGGGAGGTAGCCCACCGTGGTAAGATCTTTTTTGTGTATACCATCTTGATTTTAGCTTAGATTCTTGTGAATTCTGTGACttcttgatgttgttgattgcttAGAAATGCTAGTTTTATTGATCTTGTTAGGTAACTAGGATATTTAGATAGATTTCATCATTTTGGTATCGAAGAATTGTTGAAGTGGAGAGAATGCTATATTttgaataatgcatgaatttgAGTGTGTTCTCTTGACTACTATCTTGAACACCTGCCAAAAATGTGTTAGAAGAATAGCTTCTTCtatgttcttgaaaaaaaacaaggaaaaaaggGCATCCGCGTGCGAGCGCACTGTGCGCGCGCGTGCCAGTGGTGCATTCTTACTCCTGGGCCAAAAATCCGAGAGTTATGCCCACCTTGTGCCCACTTCATGTTAGGAACCCACGCACCAGCATGCATGCCGCCTGCGCACACCCCTTGCAACTTGACCATCGACGTGCAAACGCACTGTGTGCAAGCGTGCTGATGGTTTACTGAGAACGCCATAGTATAAAAATCTGAGAGTTATGCCATACTCGTGCCATTCTTGTGCCTAATCTGTGCCCGCACCAACGCGTCCGCGCACTGCGCACGTCCGCGCCGGTAGCCAACCCCATTAGGCACGCGTCAGTACACCATGCTCGTTCGCGCGCCTGTGCCGTCTCTCAACTCTGGTACAAATGACCCGAGACTTGTGCCAACTTTGTGCCAATCCGGTGCCAGAGGCACAGCTATACTCACGCGTACGTgccaatgacgcgcacgcgtccctcgCTCTACCTTCACCGATGTGCCAACACATTGTGCGTGCGCGCACCGGTTGCGCGAGTCAGCTTTAAAGCTGCGCGCCCTGCTTCTCTCCCACCTCCTCTCCGGTTACTCACTGGTGGCCACCATCTCTTCCGGTGGCACTCCATCTCTTCCCTCTCTTTCTCATcttcaaaaagaaaattcaCCTTGTTCTTTTACACTTCTCAAGGTTCTACTCCCTCCATATCTCATCTATTACTTTCTTTGCATCACTTCTTTCTCTAGTTagtcttctttttcttgttgtttacttattttctcttttagttACTTGATTATAcctcttgctttttgcttgtttactttttcttctttttgttttcccaTGGATGTTGAACGTGAACTTTGATTATTTTAATGGATCTTCTTGATTGTTCTTTACTATTTTTGTGAGTGGATGATGTTGTGTGATGATTGATACTTCATTTTGGGCTTCTAATTGGTTGAAGTATCTCATAATTGCTCATTGCTTGTTaaatgcacaccaagtgtttgaggaATTGAACATATGCCACTTGGTTTATTCTAGTCATATATCTTTAATTTGGTGCTTTCCCCTCATTCACTTGCTCTCTTCTAAGTGCATTGAACACATTTTGcttattacttgctaattagaTACTCATTGAACATGACTTACTCTTTGTTTTGGATGCTTGAGATCACTCCTCTCATGCCATATTGCATGCTTTACTCCCTCTTGCATCCTATGCCAAGTGTTGTGACCCATGCTTCTATGACTACTTTGTTGCACTTTTTCTTTTGGGCACACCTCTCACTTGCATGTTTGTTGAGTTGATCCTTTGGGTTTAatattttccttcttttccctcttttttcaggatggccaccaagaaaggtaagGAGGAAGCTTCAAGGAAACCAGCCACAAAGACGGCACCCGCAAAGTCACGCTCTAAGGCGTACTCTTCATTAGGAGCCAGACCTCTATCTAAGAAGGCGAAGGCACCCGCTCATATTGATGACAATGAGAAGAGCAAACCGGCAAAGAATTCTTCAAGATTCCCCAACCGCTTCTGTGAACTTATGTTCCCCGCCATGGTTGAGAGGAACTATCATGCTGAGCATCTACTCGCTCCGCGCGGACAAAGTTGCTCCTTGTATTCTTCCCCGCATTGAATAGCGAGGAAAATAGTTTATTCTGAGAAAACCACAAGAGGTCAACCTCTCATGGGTGGTAGAATTCTACACTAACTACCATATTTCCTCTCTTCAATCGGTATACGTGCGCCGAAGCAAGTCTCAGTGTCAGAAGAGGCTATTCAGCAAGTGCTTAATGTCTTACCAGTACCAAGTGACATGGATGGCTACCAAGAGGTCTTACGTCAGCGAGAAAAGTATGGATTTGACTGGGACTCGATCCTCCAAGTCATTGCTGAACCAGAAGCATTTTGGACCCATGGTCAACTCCGGATGCGACCCAGGTGCATTGACACACGTTTCCTCACTATAGAAGCTAGAGCTTAGGCCCAGATCCTATCCCACTATGTCCTGCCTAGCACCCACAAGTCATCCTTCACGGCGGATTTTGCTTTGCTTGTTTGGTGTGTTCTCATGGGAAGACCGGTGAACATTCCGCTTCTTGTCAAGCAAGCGATAGGTCAAATCCATGACCGGGGCAATTTGCCGTTCCTAGCATTGGTATCTGATTTAGTTGCTGCTGCAGGTGTTCCTTGGGAAGCCATGGACACGGAAGCTATAATTCCGGCTAAGGGCGATGTGATCCCAAGCAGAAAATACTTACATCTTTCCATGAACAAACCAAGCCTTGACGTAGCCCCACCATCTATTATTCCTCCCACCTCATTATCACCACCACAACAAAGATCCACCCATCAAAGGATAGAAGATCTACACCGAAAGATTGATAGATATGAGCGGCGCAACCAACGCCGATACACTTACATCAAGAAGCATCTGCGTTGTGTTACCCCTAGCATGGAGGAACCCGAAATATTCACATCCACCTCCAACCCAAGTGATGGGAGCTCTGATGAAGGGGATAGTGAAAGTTCCGGTCCTGACCGTCCCTTGCGCATTCTTagtagcacggaggaccgtgctaa is part of the Arachis duranensis cultivar V14167 chromosome 1, aradu.V14167.gnm2.J7QH, whole genome shotgun sequence genome and encodes:
- the LOC107487782 gene encoding uncharacterized protein LOC107487782, with the protein product MEIEHKAYWAVKRCNMDLTQAGVARKLQLEELECLRNEVYENARIYKEKTKAFHDHHIRKKEFQEGDEVLLYNSRLRFMPGKLRSRWERPFKVKEIKPYGVVELFDPKSEASFKVNRYRVKKYHGYKLPKELEVFLLADAPREGEA